In Thermanaerovibrio velox DSM 12556, the genomic stretch GACGCCAAGCTCCCCTCGGCAAAACCCGCTCACGATACCCAGGACCTTGTCTACCTCAAGGACCCTGTACGTATTGGCGTCACATATCAAAACATCTCACCTCTAAACTCTCTAGGAGAGCATCTGCGATCGATTAGCGATGTAACCCCGGCAACAAACCCCCATGCGGGACGATCTCAACGGCATCGAAAAGCCCCATAAGGAGATCCCGATGGGATGACACCAGGCTAAAAAACAAGCTCCGCTCCTCCCAACCAGGGGCTAGAAATGGAGACAAAGCCCTCCCAATTGCAAAAAATAGCAACACCAGGATGAGCAGTTTGGCAGCTCCAAATGCACCGCCAAGGAGCCTATCCAACAAGGACAGCTTGGCCTTGGAAACTATGGATCTAACAAGCCCCCCCAAGACCCGGCAAACCAAAACACATAAACCTACAACCCCGATGAAGGATAGGACCGGGCACACAAAAGGCGGGATGTCAAAACTAACCAACAGGGACACAACGGGTTTGGAAAAGCGAACCGCCAGGACAAAACCCAACAGCCATCCCAACAGCGAAGCCAGCTCCGCCACAAACCCCCTAAAAACACCCCTAAGTATCCAAAACCCCCCTACCAAGGCGAGGGCCCAGTCCAGGGGGGATGATAACATCACGGTCACTCCAAGTCCCCCTCCACCAACCTTTCAAGATCACCCAGAAGCTTCAACAGCTGGCTTGAAAGGGACATGGAGGCCAAGAAAAGCCTCTCGTCCTGACTAAGGGAGGGATCCAACGAGTCCACCAAGGATCTCACAAGCCCTGCCGCCTCCTGGACCTCCTCCTCTTCCAAGGACGTAACTATAGGGTACGACTTCTTTCCCACCAACAGGACGAGACGACGCTCCATGGTACCCCCTTGGGGCTACTGACGACCCGCAGGATCCTCGGGGAGCAAGGATCTTATCTTGCCGAACAAGTCACCCATCCTCTGCTCCTGCTGCTGAAGCTCCTTCTGAAGTGCCGTCTTTTCCCTTTCCAGCTGTTCTACCGTCCTCTGCATCTCCTTTTTAACCCTGATCAACTCAAGGTCCTTCTCCTGAAGCTGAGACTTAAGGGATGCCACCTCCGACAAAGCGGAATCCCTCTCCTTCTGCAGAAGGGATATCTTCGCCCCCAGGCGATCTACCAAACGCTCTATCTGCTCAAACTGCTGGCTCATGGCGAATAGTCCTCCTCCTTCCACTTTACCTCAGTGTATATCCCCTGTCCTGGAGCTTCTGCCTTAAGGTAAAATGAACCTGGTCTACCTCATCATCCCGCAGGGTACGCTCGGGGTGACGATAAACCACGGAAAAAGCCAAGCTCTTAGCCCCCTCAGGCCAACCCCTTACCCATGTAGACATCGAAAAGCTCCACCGCAACCGCCAGCTGAGGATCCATAAGCTGGCGGATCGCATTCTCAACCTGAACCGCTGGGACATCGGAGGCCACCATTATCGCCATATCCCTGCTAACCGAAGGGAACCTGGAGGAACCGCCAAACTTAGGCAGCTGGCCATTTAAAATGCCGTCCATGTTAAGCTCGAAGACAAAGGCCCCTTCATCCACCCCAAGCTCCCTTTCAATTGAGGGCTTCAACCTGCACAGGAAGCCCACCTTCACGCCGCCTACGATGATGTGAGCGGTCTGCCCAGCATGCCCAAACGGTTCCCTTCCCCTGATCCAACTCGCCTCTACCCCGCACAACTCCAGCATAGCAGCCACGTCGGACTTGACGGTAAAGAAATCCTCTCGAACCCTTTCCCCATGGACAGACCGGGTGTCCTTCCCCACAAACACCAAACCAGCTATGTGGTGATCCTCTCCCTGTGAAGAGAACACGTTACCCGTCTCAAACATCCTTATGGGTTTCCTCCACCCAGAGCTTAGGTTCCCCTTAAGGCCTCTTATCAAACCCACGACGATGAGCGGCCTCATCATTAGATGCTCCCTGCTTATAGGATTGACTATGCACGGAGATCCCTCGTGGGGAACACCCAACGCTCCCAACTCTTCAGGAGATGTAAAGCTGTACGTCACAACCTCTACATATCCCCTCGATATGGCTAACCTCCGCAGGGAGTTGGACAGCTCAAAATCCCGGGGGATAACACCCCTGCCCCTTAGGTTGCCGGGGATCCTGGGCTCCACCAAGTGGTACCCCCTAACTCTACCGACCTCCTCGATTAGATCTTCCTCCCCCTCCACATCGCTCCTCCAGGAGGGAACAGAGAAGACGGCGTGAGAGGGCGACAACTCCTCCCCTTTAAAACCAAGGGCCTCCAAGATGTCACAGGCCTGCTCCAGTGAATCCATAAGGAGAACCCTTTTAAGCGACGAAAGCCTAAGGGATATGCGGCGATCGATACGGAAATCCTCCTGGTGCTTAAGGAAGCCTCTCCCCACTACCACAGCCCCTCCCTGGGACATCTTCCCCAAAGCGTACAGGGCTGCAGCCTCGCTGGCTCCCCAGTCAACCGACCGGCTGTACCGAAACGCCGCCTGGCTGGTTATACCAAGCCTCCTGGATGTCACGCTGACCCGGGCAGGATCGAAGACCGCCGATTCCAGCAAGATCATCTTGGTGTCATGCTTAACCTCCGTCTCCTCCCCTCCCATGACACCGGCGATGGCGATGGGAATTCGGTTGCTGCAAATAAGGATGTCCTTATCCTGAAGCTCCCGATCCCTGCCATCCAGGGTCCTTATGGTTTCTCCGGAAACTGCTCCCCTCACTTCGACGGAGTTGGAGGGCAGACGGCCCGCATCGAAGGCGTGAAGCGGATGGCCGAACAACAACATCGCCAGGTTGGTGGGATCCACCACGTTGTTGAGGGGCCTCATGCCCGCCAGAACCAACTTGAGCCTGTCAAAGAACGGAGACTCCCCAACGAACTTGACTTCCCCAAAACCCAAAAGATACTTCCAGCAACCATCGTCAGAGACCTTGAGTTGAAACCTATTAGTCCAATCATCATCGGACCAGTTTATATCCGGCATCTCAACGGGCAAGAGATCAGCCCCTGTAAGGGCCGAAACCTCTCGGGCAACCCCAAGCATGGAACACAGGTCCCCCCTGTTAGGGGTTATAGAAAGGTCTAAGACCGGCTGATCCAGCTCGGCCCAATTGAGGAAATCCTCTCCCACCGGGGCATCCGAGGGCAGCCTAAGCAGCCCCCCTGATGAATCAAGCCCATCCAGCCCAAGCTCCTGGCAGGACAGCAACATCCCATGGCTATCAACCCCACCAAAGGGCCTGACCGAAAGCTCAGCCCCATCGAATATCCTAGCTCCAGGAGGGGCATAGGGGAAAAGCCCTCCAACCTCCACGTTGCGGGCACCCGTTACCACCGTGGCCTTACCAGAGCGATAGTTAACCGTCACCACCGAGAGGTTAGGCTTAGCTGGATGCGGCAAAACATCCTCCGCTTGAGCTATAAGGATACCGCTGGAAGCCCCTGCGGGGGCTATGACCTCCTCCACCTCCGTGCCAGTCATGGTGAGGCGATCCATCAGCATGTCCAGCGAAACGTCTATCCCCACAAGTTTTCTAAGCCATCCAAGATGTACTCTCATCGAACCATTCCCCCGCTTAAGTAAGAAAGATCCGCCTCAAAAAGGGGCCTCAAATCGGATAGGCCGTACTTCAGCATGGCTATCCTATCAACCCCCATGCCCCAGGCGAAACCACCGAACCTATCAGGGTCTACCCCACCACTCCTTAGAACGTTAGGATGGACCATGCCAGCACCCAGGATCTCAAGCCAACCGGTCCCCTTACAGACCCGGCATGACGGATTAGCTCCACCACAAACGACGCATTCCACGTCCATCTCTATAGATGGTTCAGTGAAGGGGAAATAACTGCCCCTGAATCGAGATTTAAGGGGCTTCCCAAATATGGAGTCCACGAATACCTGAAGGCACCCCTTTAGGTCCGCCACTGATACGTCCTCGTCAAGCAGGAGACCTTCAACCTGGTGGAACATGGGGGAGTGGGTAGGATCGCTATCCCTTCGGTAAACCCTTCCTGGTATCACTATCCTGAGGGGGGCTCCCATAGACAACATGGAGCGAACCTGCACCGGCGAGGTATGGGTTCGAAGAAGTCTGTTGTCCTCAAGGAAGAACGTATCCTGCATGTCCCTTGCGGGATGGTGAGCCTTAAAGTTGAGGGCTTCAAAGTTATAGAAGTCCGTCTCTATCTCCGGCCCCGTGGCCACCGAGAAACCAAGGGACACGAATATGGAGACGATCTCCTCCATAGTCTGAGCCACAGGATGGAACCGGCCAAAAGGACGTCCAGCACCAGGGAGGGAGACATCTAGGACGTTGCTCCCCTCTTCCTGAACTTCCCTTATCCTAACGAGGTCCTCCAGCCTCTCCTTAGCCTGGAGTTCGCACTTGTCCTTAATTACGTTTAACTCCCTACCAACTCTAGGCCTTTCATCCTTAGGCACATCCCCAAGGGACCTCATCAGAAGCGTGAGAGCACCCTTGCGCCCAAGGTACTTAACCATAACAGCCTCCACATCCTCTGGGGCCCTTGCTAAGGCCAGCTCATCTTCCAAGGCCATTTTAATCTCAAAGGCCTCGGCCACAAGATCCCTCACATCCCTCACCCTTCCCTGCTTAACGTGTTCATGAAACGGGCGACATCAGCATCCTTGCCAGCTATCCAAAGCTTGTCCATGGCTAGGACCTCGGTGTCTCCCCTTGGGACGTATCTCTTGCCATCCCGTTCAGCGAATAATACCAGAACTCCGTAGCGTTTTGTAAGGTCTAGGTCCCTCAAAGACTTTCCGGCCAGACGGGCTCCTTCGATCTGGGCTATGGTTATCTCCGAGTCACCCCCTACGTGGAAGTAGCTCATCCAAGGGCGTACTATCTGATCCGCTATGACTATACCCATCTCCTTCTCCGGGTAAAAGACCCTGGCCGCTCCTACCCTTTCCAATACCTTGGCGTGAAGTGCATTGGTCGCCCTGGCCCAAACCGGCACCCCGAGGTCCTTTAATATGGCAGTGGTTAGAACGCTGGCCTCAAGTCCCTCTCCTATTGCTACCACTGCAAGGTCCACTTCCTTGGCTCCGACCTTCATCAAGGCCTCTTCATCGGAGGAATCTAACTGGGCCACGTACTCCAGATCGTCTGCCAAGGCCTCAACCCTGGCCCGAACGCGGTCAACCCCTATGACCTTATGTCCTAGCTCAGTAAGCCTAAGGCACAGGGACTGCCCAAAACGTCCAAGCCCCACGACAAGAACTGTTTTCTTCTCCACCACAAGACCTCCCCTCAACCTATTGGCATGTTAATCCCAGGCAAAAGGACTCTGCCGGGGACATGCCGTCTAAAAAGGGAGTACATGAAGGTTACGATACCAACTCTACCCCAATACATCAGCAATATCAAAATAAGCTTCCCCTCCGGAGTTAGCTTTGATGTGATCCCAAGAGAGAGGCCCACTGTGCCCATGGCGGAGAACGCCTCGAAGATGAGGGTCGACGTGGGAAGCGGCTCAAAAACGGTCAGCAGGCACACTGCAATAAATATTGCCAATGTATAGAGCATTGATACGGTGAGGGCCTTCCTTTGAAGCCTCGAGTCCACGCTTCGCCCCTCCAGTCTCACCTCTCCAAGACCCCTTACCTCGGAAACGCAACTGGCCCATAGCACCGCCAAAGTAGTGGTCTTAACTCCACCTCCCGTGGAAGACGGACTAGCTCCCACCCACATGAGGAAAACGGTGAAAACCAAGGACAAACCGGAAAGGGACGTCATGGGCAACGAGTTAAACCCCGCAGTTCTTGGGGTCACGCTGTGAAAGACCGCGTTCATAACCTTCTCAGAGAAGGGCATCCCCCTCATGGCACCATTAAACTCACTCAAAAACAGCAAAAGGGATCCAAGGACTATGAGCCAAAAGGTGGACTTTAGCACCACCCTAGAGTAGGGGGATGGCCGCCATCTTCGGAGCTTTACGCACATTATGACATCATCAACCACGGGGAAGCCCATCCCCCCTACAACTATAAGCAAGGTTATTGGTATCATCACAAGGAAGTTGCTGGAGAAGTCCACAAGGCTGTTCGAATAAGGGGAGAAACCGGCATTACAGAAGGCGCTTATCGAATGAAACACCGCCATATAGGCAGCTCGGCCCACAGGCTCTGTTTGAAGAAACCCCAGGAACAGCGGAACGCTCATCAAGGCTTCAGCAAACAGGGATATCACAAACACCCTTATGAGCAGCTTGACCGCCCCTTGCGGTGTATCAAGGCCCATGCTGCCAGCCCATATCAACCTCCCCTTGATGCTTATCCTGGCCCCTAAAACCACGGCAAAGGCGGTGGTGGCGGTCATCACTCCAAGACCGCCTATCTGGATGAGCATCAATAAAACCACCTGGGAGGCCGTTGGAAGATCCCTCCCAATATCTATGGTAGAGAGTCCCGTAACACATACCGCAGACGTGGATGTAAAAAGGGCATCCAAAAAATCTATCGGCATGGACTTTAAAATGCCTATGCTCCAAAGAGCAAGGGCTCCTGCCGCTATAAGCGACAGGAACCCAAACACAAGCCACAGCTCTGGTCTGAAAGAGCTATAAGATCTCATAGCAAAAGACCGTCTTTAACGGCCCAACGCCTCCTTAGCCTTGGAAACCAAAGCACCGAAAGCGTTAGCATCGTTAACTGCAAGGTCCGCCAGCATCTTGCGGTTAATCTCAATGCCACCCTTCTTCAGACCCGCTATCAAGGAGTTATAGCTCATGCCATGCATCCTGGCAGCCGCGTTGATACGAATTATCCACAGCCTGCGGAAATCCCGCTTCTTCGCCCTGCGGTCATGGTAGGCCTTGGAAAGGGCGTGCAGGAACGCCTCCCTGGCCCTGCGATATACGTTCTTCTTCCTTCCCCAAAAACCCTTGGTTATGCTGAAAAGCTTCTTCTGCTTCCTGCGGCTTGCGCTGGAGCCTTTAACCCTCATTTAGAGTTCACCTCTTCCCGGATTTCTTAGCTTACGCGTAGGGGAGCAGCTTCTTGACGTTCTCTCCCAGGGTTCCGCCCAACACGCCCTTCTGACGAAGCCGACGGCGACGCTTGGCGTTCTTACACTCCAGAAGATGGCTCCTGCCACTCTTCTTGAACACAAGCTTCCCGGATCCACTTACGGAAAACCGCTTCTTCGCACCCGAATGAGTCTTAACCTTAGGCACCTTAGTCCCTCCTCAAGATTCTTCGGACGAAACGTCCGTTGAACTGGAATCAACGTTCTTTGGGTCCCGGGGGCGGACGGACTTAGAACCTTCGAGATCCTTAGATGAAGCCTGGGCCAACGGGGCTATCATCATCCTCATGTAGGATCCCTCCATCCTGGGCTCCATCTCAACCTTGCCCAGGTCTGCCACGTCCTTTCGGACCCTGTCAAGCACCTCACGCCCCTTGTCCAGAAAGGCCATCTCCCTGCCCCTAAAGAAAACCGAGACCTTAACCCTATGTCCATCCTCAAGAAAGTCCCTTACGGCCCTAACTTTAAAGGAGTAGTCATGGACGTCGATCTTCGGCCTCATCTTTATCTCCTTGAGGGCCTGGCTCTTTTGCTTCTTACGGGCGTCCTTGTCCCTCTTCTGCTGCTGGAACCGATACTTGCCGTAGTCCATGATCTTGCAGACCGGCGGCTTCGCAAGGGGGGCCACCTCCACCAAATCCAGCTCCCTCTCCTCTGCCATCCGCAAGGCCTCCTGGAGAGGTACCACCCCCACTTTCACGTTCTGATCATCGATCAGAAGCACCTCTGCCGCACGTATCTCCAGATTGACGCGGGGTTCATCATCCTTGAAGCTTATAGCACTCCACCTCCCGTGATTTAAACTGCTCTTCTCACCCAACAAAAAAAGCTGGGCGCAGACGGCGCCCAGCCCAAAAGGAATCTCCACTCCGAAACAGGCAACCCGACGCCTTTGGCGGCAGGTGAGAGGGCGCACATCCTCTTCTTGAAGACAGGCCGAAGGGTCTTTACCCACGGCCTCGAGAGCATACCACACCCTCACCGCCATTGCAAGGGATCCTACGGGACATCACCTATCCCCTGCATTCCGCCTACTACCTTGGGCGAAATTCCCGATCTAAAACCGCCTTTAGGGACTCAAGGGACATGGCCCCAAGATCTCCATTGACCCTATGTCGCACCGCCACCGTGGAGGATTCCGCCTCCTTACCGCCTATGACCAACATGTAGGGCACTTTTGAGACCTGGGCATCCCTTATCTTCCTGCCCAGCTTCTCGTCCCTCCAATCCATCTCGGTCCTTATACCCCACCCCTTGAGGACCTGATCCACGTTAGAGGCATAGTCCCCCAGCTCCGGCTTTACCGGGAGAATCTTCACCTGCACCGGGGCGAGCCAGAAAGGGAAGGCCCCGGCATAATGCTCTATAAGGATGCCGAGGAACCTTTCGAGGCTTCCAAAAACCGTGCGGTGGATCATGACAGGCCTATGCTCCATGCCATCAGCCCCCACGTAGGAAACGTCGAACTTCTCCGGCATCTGGAAGTCCAGCTGTATGGTGCCGCACTGCCAGGTCCTGCCTATGGAATCCTCAAGGTGAAAATCTATCTTGGGCCCGTAAAAAGCGCCATCCCCGGGGTTGACCTTGTACTCCGTCCCCGTAGCCTCCAGGGTCTCCCGGAGCTTATCCTCCGCAAGGTTCCACATATCCAGGCTCCCCATGTAGTTGTCAGGCCGAGTGGAAAGCTCAACCTTGTAGGGGAAGCCAAAAACGTCTTTGTAGACGTACCTCATAAGGTCTATTACCCCTGCGATCTCCTCCCCAACTTGCTCAGGAGTGCAGTATATATGGGCATCATCCTGCGTAAAGCACCGAACCCGCATGAGCCCATGAAGCACACCGGATCTCTCGTGCCGGTGGACCACACCCAGCTCTGACATCCTAAGGGGAAGGTCCCGGTAACTCCTGGTGGAGCTCTTAAAGACCAGTATGCCCCCCGGACAATTCATGGGCTTCACCGCAAAAGGCCTTTCATCAATGCTGGTAAAGTACATGTTCTCCCTGTAGTGATCCCAGTGCCCGGACCTCTCCCACAGGCTCCTATCAAGGATCAGGGGAGTGCGAATCTCAAGATATCCCCTGCGCTTGTGCTCCCTCTTCCAGAAGTCAACCAGCTCATTCAGGATCACCATACCCTTGGGGTGGAAAAAGGGGAAACCCGGCCCCTCTGGTTGAATGCTAAAGATGTCGAGCTCCCGGCCCAGCTTGCGATGATCCCGCTGCCTGGCCTCTTCTAACCTTGCAAGATAAAGATCAAGAGCCTCCTTGCTATGAAATGCAGTGCCGTATATGCGGGTAAGCATTACATTTTTCTCGTCCCCCCGCCAGTAGGCCCCCGCAAGGGAAAGCAGCTTAAAGTTTCTGAGAACCCCTGTGGACCTGACATGTGGGCCCCGGCAAAGATCAACGAACTCCCCCTGCCTATAGATCGATACGGTATCGTCTTGAATCTCCCCTATTAGCTCCACCTTGAACCGCTCTCCCCTATTGGAGAACAGCTCCACAGCTTCCCCCCTGGGGAGAACAACTCGCTCAACCGGCAGGTCCTCCTGGGATATACGGCGCATCTCTTCCTCTATTCGAGGCAGGTCTTCGTCGGTTATGGGAGATGGGAACAGGATGTCGTAGTAGAACCCGTCCTTTATGGCGGGGCCCACCCCAAGCTTAGCGCCCGGGAAAAGGCGCAAAACCGCCTGGGCCATCAGATGCGACGCAGAATGCCTTATGACCTCCAACCCCTCAGGGGAATCAGCCGTTATTGGCTCCACCACCCCGCCGCTCACCGTAGCCTCAAGGTCCACCGAAACGCCGTCCACCTTAGCGGCCACCACTCCATCGAGGGAAAAACCGAGGGCTTGAAGGGCCTCAAGGGCCTTCATAGGGGCTCCCTCCACACGCTTTTCGCCGGACACATCTACAAAAAATGTCATTTCAATCCCCCCGTAAAAGGGCCTACGCCCTATCCTTGCATCCTTAACCTGCATTGTACCACGCGATCCGTCACCAACAATAAAACAACGGAAACTAAAATAAACATAATGCATAAAAGTCGCAACTTTTGGTCTTGCGCTGAACATTGGTATGTATTATCCTGTATTCCGTAACCCCCATGGCGTCACCAAGGCGCCCATTTTTCTCTTTACCGAGAAGAAGGGAGGTGCTAGGGCGAGTTCCCCTAAGACCCTTACTTTCAACCACACCAGAGAAAAAGGAGGTTAAGGAGCATGGCGGAACAGATCAAGGGACAGAACGAACAATGGTCTAGCAGGTGGGGACTGGTCTTCGCTGCCATAGGAATGGCGGTGGGCACGGGGAACATATGGAGGTTCCCCCGAGTGGCCGCCACAAACGGCGGAGGGGCTTTCTACATAGCCTACTTCTTGGCTTTGTTCCTCTGGGCAATACCCCTCCTGTGCGCAGAGGCAGTTTGGGGGAAGGCCTCCAGGATGGGAGTTATAGGGTCTTGGAAGGAGATGCTTGGACGCAAATGGACCTGGGTGGGAGGCTTCATCGCCTGGGTGTGTCTAGCCATAACCTTTTATTACGCGGTAGTCATAGGCTGGTGCATTAGATACTTCATATACGCTGTGTCAGGGGTCATAAAACCCGGTTTGGACACGGAAGCCCTCTGGAAGAACTTCATCAACGACCCCATGGCGGGGCTCATATTCTTCGCCATAGCAGTGGCCATGTCCCTTTTCATCTGCCTTGCGGGGGTCCAGAACGGCCTTGAGAGGGCCAACAAGATAATGATACCCTCTATCTTCGTCCTCCTGATATTCCTAGCTGTAAGGGCGAACTTCCTCCCGAACTCCTGGAAGGGGCTTGAGTACCTCTTCACCATAAGGATGGAGGACGTGCTGAAAGCCAAGACATACCTGGAGGCTTTCACCCAGGTGGCTTGGTCCACCGGTGCGGGATGGGGGCTTTTCTTGACCTACTACGTCTACGCGGGCAAGAAAGAGGACATCCTTCTTAATTCCATAACCACCGGCTTTGCGGACACCACCGCAGCCTCGCTGGCCGCCCTGTGCGTCATACCAACCATCTTTGCCTTCTCTCCGGATCCCATGGCGGCGGTAAAATCCGGCAACAATGGAATAGCCTTCATCCACCTGACCAAGCTCTTCGCTGAGATACCCGGTGGGGTCATAATGGCCATAGCGTTCTTCCTAGCACTCATCATGGCAGCGCTGAGCTCCGAGATATCCATGATGGAGTTGGGTTGTCGTATACTGGCAGATGCAGGATGGGACAGGAAAAAGGCCGCGTGGACCGTGGGCATCGCATGTCTAATCTGCGGAGCTCCCTCTGCCATGAACAACAACTTCTTTGAGAACCAGGACTGGGTATGGGGAGTCGGGCTGCTCATATCTGGGCTTCTCTTCTCCATAGGAGCCATGAAGGTAGGGGTCAAGAAGCTCTGGGTGGAGTGGATCGAGCCCTGTTCGGACGTTAAGGTGGAGTGGATGTGGAACTTGGTTAAGCTCTTCCCCCTGTGGTTCGTGATAATCTTCGGTTGGTGGCTCAAGCAGTCCATAAGCTGGTACCCCGGCGAGTGGTACAAGTTCCTGCCGATATCAAAGTACACCTATACCCCTGGCACCATGTTCGTCCAGTGGGCTATCGCAGCGGCGGTATTCTTCGTTCTCAATAACTGGCTGGCAGACACCATGAAGTATAAGCTCCAGGCCAAGGACTAGGGGGGATTTGAAAATGTGGAAGCTCACCATGGTTGTTATACTAGGCCTTGTCTTTGGAGGGTTCGTATGGTGTCTTTGGTCTGCCATGAAGGCAGAGGAGAGGAAGAAGGGAGCATAGATCACAGGAGCTCCATTCCCTGAACCACGAAGGGCGCCGGGGTATTCCCTCGGCGCCCTTCGCTTTCCGCTACCTCAGCCCTCGCAAGTTACCCTGACATAAGCGAGCGGCTACTTAACCCCGGTGCTCCCAAAACCACCGGAGCTGCGATCCGTGTCAGAAAGATCATCCACCTCTAGGAAGACGGGCCTAAAAACCGGGACACAGCACCATCTGAGCTATCCTGTCTCCCCTTTTAACCTCGAACGGCTCAGACCCTGCGTTATAAAGGATCACCCTTATCTCTCCTCGGTAGTCCGCATCCACCGTTCCAGGGGAGTTGAGGACCATGACATGGTTCTTGAGCGCCAAGCCGCTCCTGCTGCGAACCTGGAACTCATATCCCGGGGGTATCTCCACAAAAAGCCCAGTACCAAAGGACCGAACTTCCCCGGGCATCAACACCCCCTCTTCAACGGAACGCAGATCCACCCCGGACGAATGGGGAGTACCCTGGGACGGGAGGGGCAGATCCTCCGCACCGTTGCCCCTCCTTATCCTCACCTCAACGGAAGGCATGTTCATGATGATCATCACCTATGGTGCTTGTCTCTCCGATCACCGGAGGGGGCACGCCTATCCCCTTCACGGCGCCCCCCTTGAGCGGGCCTCTGGGCATTACCATCGGACTTCAAGGCACCGTACCGGATCTCCCTGGCCCGTTCGACCTCCACCTGGGCAGAGAGAGCGGGATCCTTGGCAAGCTGGTCGTAGCGCTCTATCAGACGACGTCTGGACAGGTTGATCCTGTTCATGTCGTCTATCTCCCGCACCACCACCAACACCTCATCTCCTATGGAGAATGCGTCCTCTATCTTCGGTATGTGGTGTGTGCTTATCTCGCTCACGTGCAGCAAACCCTCTTTGCCCGGGAGAACCTCTATGAAGTAACCAAAACCCAGCATCCTAGTGACCTTGCCCACAAAGATCTCCCCCGCCTGAACCTCCCTGGTGAGGTCCGAGATCAGCTTTATGGCATGGCTGGCGGCCTCTTCAGTCTGGGCGGCCACACAAACCCTTCCGTCGTCCTGAACGTCAACCTTCGCTCCCGTCTGGGCTATTATGGACCTTATGGTCTTACCGCCAGGACCTATGACGTCTCTTATCTTGTCAGGATCTATGCTGATCGTCATTATCCTAGGAGCATTGGGGGAAATCTGGTCCCTGGGACTCTTTATAGCGGAGTCCATTATGTCCAATATCCGCATCCTCCCATCCCTAGCTTGCCCCAATGCCCGCTGCAGGATCTCCCTGGTTATCCCCCCCGCCTTATTGTCCATCTGCAGGGCGGTAACCCCATCCTTGGTCCCCGCCACCTTAAAGTCCATATCTCCATAGTGATCCTCGAGGCCCTGGATGTCCGTGAGTATGCAGACCCTGGAACCGT encodes the following:
- a CDS encoding CvpA family protein, yielding MLSSPLDWALALVGGFWILRGVFRGFVAELASLLGWLLGFVLAVRFSKPVVSLLVSFDIPPFVCPVLSFIGVVGLCVLVCRVLGGLVRSIVSKAKLSLLDRLLGGAFGAAKLLILVLLFFAIGRALSPFLAPGWEERSLFFSLVSSHRDLLMGLFDAVEIVPHGGLLPGLHR
- the pheT gene encoding phenylalanine--tRNA ligase subunit beta, producing MRVHLGWLRKLVGIDVSLDMLMDRLTMTGTEVEEVIAPAGASSGILIAQAEDVLPHPAKPNLSVVTVNYRSGKATVVTGARNVEVGGLFPYAPPGARIFDGAELSVRPFGGVDSHGMLLSCQELGLDGLDSSGGLLRLPSDAPVGEDFLNWAELDQPVLDLSITPNRGDLCSMLGVAREVSALTGADLLPVEMPDINWSDDDWTNRFQLKVSDDGCWKYLLGFGEVKFVGESPFFDRLKLVLAGMRPLNNVVDPTNLAMLLFGHPLHAFDAGRLPSNSVEVRGAVSGETIRTLDGRDRELQDKDILICSNRIPIAIAGVMGGEETEVKHDTKMILLESAVFDPARVSVTSRRLGITSQAAFRYSRSVDWGASEAAALYALGKMSQGGAVVVGRGFLKHQEDFRIDRRISLRLSSLKRVLLMDSLEQACDILEALGFKGEELSPSHAVFSVPSWRSDVEGEEDLIEEVGRVRGYHLVEPRIPGNLRGRGVIPRDFELSNSLRRLAISRGYVEVVTYSFTSPEELGALGVPHEGSPCIVNPISREHLMMRPLIVVGLIRGLKGNLSSGWRKPIRMFETGNVFSSQGEDHHIAGLVFVGKDTRSVHGERVREDFFTVKSDVAAMLELCGVEASWIRGREPFGHAGQTAHIIVGGVKVGFLCRLKPSIERELGVDEGAFVFELNMDGILNGQLPKFGGSSRFPSVSRDMAIMVASDVPAVQVENAIRQLMDPQLAVAVELFDVYMGKGLA
- the pheS gene encoding phenylalanine--tRNA ligase subunit alpha, which encodes MRDVRDLVAEAFEIKMALEDELALARAPEDVEAVMVKYLGRKGALTLLMRSLGDVPKDERPRVGRELNVIKDKCELQAKERLEDLVRIREVQEEGSNVLDVSLPGAGRPFGRFHPVAQTMEEIVSIFVSLGFSVATGPEIETDFYNFEALNFKAHHPARDMQDTFFLEDNRLLRTHTSPVQVRSMLSMGAPLRIVIPGRVYRRDSDPTHSPMFHQVEGLLLDEDVSVADLKGCLQVFVDSIFGKPLKSRFRGSYFPFTEPSIEMDVECVVCGGANPSCRVCKGTGWLEILGAGMVHPNVLRSGGVDPDRFGGFAWGMGVDRIAMLKYGLSDLRPLFEADLSYLSGGMVR
- a CDS encoding potassium channel family protein — its product is MEKKTVLVVGLGRFGQSLCLRLTELGHKVIGVDRVRARVEALADDLEYVAQLDSSDEEALMKVGAKEVDLAVVAIGEGLEASVLTTAILKDLGVPVWARATNALHAKVLERVGAARVFYPEKEMGIVIADQIVRPWMSYFHVGGDSEITIAQIEGARLAGKSLRDLDLTKRYGVLVLFAERDGKRYVPRGDTEVLAMDKLWIAGKDADVARFMNTLSREG
- a CDS encoding TrkH family potassium uptake protein, with the protein product MRSYSSFRPELWLVFGFLSLIAAGALALWSIGILKSMPIDFLDALFTSTSAVCVTGLSTIDIGRDLPTASQVVLLMLIQIGGLGVMTATTAFAVVLGARISIKGRLIWAGSMGLDTPQGAVKLLIRVFVISLFAEALMSVPLFLGFLQTEPVGRAAYMAVFHSISAFCNAGFSPYSNSLVDFSSNFLVMIPITLLIVVGGMGFPVVDDVIMCVKLRRWRPSPYSRVVLKSTFWLIVLGSLLLFLSEFNGAMRGMPFSEKVMNAVFHSVTPRTAGFNSLPMTSLSGLSLVFTVFLMWVGASPSSTGGGVKTTTLAVLWASCVSEVRGLGEVRLEGRSVDSRLQRKALTVSMLYTLAIFIAVCLLTVFEPLPTSTLIFEAFSAMGTVGLSLGITSKLTPEGKLILILLMYWGRVGIVTFMYSLFRRHVPGRVLLPGINMPIG
- the rplT gene encoding 50S ribosomal protein L20 codes for the protein MRVKGSSASRRKQKKLFSITKGFWGRKKNVYRRAREAFLHALSKAYHDRRAKKRDFRRLWIIRINAAARMHGMSYNSLIAGLKKGGIEINRKMLADLAVNDANAFGALVSKAKEALGR
- the rpmI gene encoding 50S ribosomal protein L35, which produces MPKVKTHSGAKKRFSVSGSGKLVFKKSGRSHLLECKNAKRRRRLRQKGVLGGTLGENVKKLLPYA